ATGTTGCCCCGACAATATTTAATGTTGCCCCAACAATTTCTAATTTTTAACTTGTTCAATAATGCCGCCACCAAGTACAATTTCCCCATCATATAATACGGCTGCTTGGCCTGGAGTAATACCAAATTGAGGCTCATCAAACACTAATTTTAGGCGATGATCTTCAATGGGAATTACTGTTACAGAAACCGCAGGGGAACGATAACGCACTTGTACCTGTACTTGAATAGGGGAAACAGGTTCAACCATAGACACCCAATTCATTCGCCCTACAGTACAATCAGAACGACCAGCATTAGCACGGTTTCCCACAATAACCCGATTCATCACCGCATCTAGTTTTACCACATACAAAGGCTCTGGGGCCGCAACTCCTAACCCCTTCCGTTGGCCAATGGTGTAATGATGAATGCCTTGGTGTTTCCCTAATACTTTACCATCAAGGTCAACAATATCCCCCTCTTTTTGGTTAATATATTGGTCAAGAAACGCCGCCATAGAGCCGTGAGCTTCAATGAGACATAAATCTTGGCTTTCCGGTTTACTGGCAGTTTTAAGCTCAAATTCTGCGGCAATGCGTCGGGTTTCTTCCTTGGTTTGTTCCCCTAAAGGAAAGAGCGTTCCGGCTAAAATATCTTGAGAAAGATCGTATAAAAAATAGGATTGATCTTTATTGCGATCAACTGCCCTTAATAATTGATAACGTTGTGTCTGATCATCATAGCGAATACGAGCATAATGACCCG
The Crocosphaera sp. UHCC 0190 DNA segment above includes these coding regions:
- the mnmA gene encoding tRNA 2-thiouridine(34) synthase MnmA, whose product is MNKVVVGLSGGVDSSVAAASLHHQGCEVIGLTLWLMKGKGQCCSEGMVDAAFICEQLGIPHHIVDTRDLFQANIIDYLVSGYESGITPLPCSQCNSAVKFGPMLAYAKQELNCDRIATGHYARIRYDDQTQRYQLLRAVDRNKDQSYFLYDLSQDILAGTLFPLGEQTKEETRRIAAEFELKTASKPESQDLCLIEAHGSMAAFLDQYINQKEGDIVDLDGKVLGKHQGIHHYTIGQRKGLGVAAPEPLYVVKLDAVMNRVIVGNRANAGRSDCTVGRMNWVSMVEPVSPIQVQVQVRYRSPAVSVTVIPIEDHRLKLVFDEPQFGITPGQAAVLYDGEIVLGGGIIEQVKN